From Tachysurus fulvidraco isolate hzauxx_2018 chromosome 10, HZAU_PFXX_2.0, whole genome shotgun sequence, one genomic window encodes:
- the cpt1ab gene encoding carnitine O-palmitoyltransferase 1, liver isoform isoform X1: MAEAHQAVAFQFTVTPDGIDLQLCHEALRQIYLSALHSWKKRFIRFKNGVMTGVYPGSPTGLLGVVGGYLIFTKYANIDPTLGVVAKLAPHLPVCKYITEDTQQIVGGILVGTGVWTAVIFFMRNMLKCLLSWHGWMYNRHGTMSIRTKIWLALVKLFSGPKPMLYSFQSSLPRLPVPPVEHTVKRYLESVRPLMDDEQYKRMEALAKDFQSNLGPKLQWYLKLKAFWASNYVSDWWEDYVYLRGRGPIMVNSNYYAMDFLYVFPTHLQVARAGNAIHSIMLYRRKLDRAQIKPVYLLENRVPLCSAQWERMFNTSRIPGLETDFIKHVNESKHIVVYHRGRFFKVWMFYDGRLLLPREIEQQMERILADTSMPQPGEETLAALTAGDRVPWAKARTEFFSTGKNRKSLDAVERAAFFVTLDDTEQRYEPDNPVQSLDSYAKSLLHGKCYDRWFDKSFNLIIFKNGTMGLNAEHTWADAPIVGHLWEHVLSMDPITLGYTEDGHCRGKPHPNLPGPLRLQWDISVECQSVIRSSLKVANALADDVDMHIFPFNNFGKGLIKKCKTSPDGFIQIALQLAHFRDKKKFCLTYEASMTRLFREGRTETVRSCTMETCDFVRAMMDEKQTREEKLRLLKLAAEKHQELYRMAMTGKGIDRHIFCLYVVSKYLGDDSAFLKEVLSEPWRLSTSQTPLQQIELFDLKKHPEYVTSGGGFGPVADDGYGVSYIILGEDLINFHISSKYSSIETDSHRFGNHIKQAMLDILALFELDKKTVK; the protein is encoded by the exons ATGGCAGAAGCTCACCAGGCGGTGGCCTTTCAGTTCACCGTTACTCCAGATGGCATTGACCTGCAACTGTGTCATGAAGCCTTACGGCAGATCTATCTTTCTGCCTTACACTCCTGGAAAAAGAGGTTCATTAGGTTCAAG AATGGTGTTATGACTGGAGTTTATCCTGGAAGTCCTACTGGGCTCCTAGGTGTGGTTGGGGGTTATTTGATTTTCACAAAGTATGCTAATATAGACCCAACTTTAGGAGTCGTCGCTAAACTGGCCCCTCATTTGCCAGTCTG TAAATACATAACAGAGGACACCCAGCAAATCGTTGGTGGAATCCTGGTTGGGACAGGAGTTTGGACCGCCGTCATCTTTTTTATGAGGAATATGCTGAAATGTCTGCTGTCCTGGCATGGCTGGATGTACAATCGCCATGGGACCATGTCCATAAGAACCAAAATTTGGCTA GCACTGGTGAAATTGTTCTCTGGACCTAAGCCAATGCTGTATAGTTTCCAGAGCTCATTGCCACGGCTACCGGTGCCCCCTGTGGAGCACACAGTGAAAAGA TACCTTGAATCAGTGCGTCCGCTAATGGATGATGAACAGTACAAACGTATGGAAGCACTGGCAAAGGACTTCCAGAGCAACTTGGGGCCCAAACTCCAGTGGTACCTGAAGCTCAAGGCCTTTTGGGCCTCAAATTAT GTCAGTGACTGGTGGGAGGATTATGTTTACCTGAGGGGACGTGGACCCATCATGGTCAACAGCAACTACTATGCAATG GACTTTCTGTACGTGTTCCCTACTCATTTGCAAGTTGCCAGAGCAGGGAATGCCATCCACTCCATCATGCTTTACAGGAGGAAACTGGACCGTGCTCAGATCAAACCT GTTTACTTGCTGGAGAACAGAGTGCCGTTGTGTTCGGCACAGTGGGAGCGGATGTTTAACACGTCTCGCATCCCAGGCCTGGAGACAG ATTTCATCAAGCACGTGAACGAGAGCAAGCACATTGTGGTTTACCACAGGGGACGCTTTTTCAAGGTGTGGATGTTTTATGATGGCCGTTTGCTGTTGCCCAGGGAGATTGAGCAACAGATGGAGAGGATTCTGGCAGATACCTCCATGCCTCAGCCTGGAGAGGAGACGCTGGCTGCACTTACTGCAGGAGACAG AGTCCCATGGGCAAAGGCACGCACTGAGTTTTTCAGCACAGGGAAGAACAGGAAGTCTCTGGACGCAGTGGAGAGAGCTGCTTTCTTTGTCACGCTGGACGACACAGAGCAGCGTTACGAGCCTGATAACCCTGTGCAGTCCCTGGACAGCTATGCTAAATCTCTGCTTCATGGAAAATGCTACGACAG ATGGTTTGACAAGTCCTTTAACCTGATCATATTTAAGAATGGCACAATGGGTCTGAATGCTGAGCATACCTGGGCTGATGCCCCCATTGTGGGCCACCTGTGGGAG CATGTGTTGTCTATGGATCCTATAACGCTCGGCTACACTGAAGATGGCCACTGCCGTGGCAAACCACATCCCAATCTCCCTGGACCACTGCGCCTCCAGTGGGATATTTCAGTTGAG TGTCAGTCTGTGATCAGAAGCTCTCTGAAAGTGGCTAATGCCTTAGCAGATGATGTAGACATGCACATCTTCCCCTTCAACAACTTTGGCAAAGGTTTAATCAAGAAGTGTAAGACCAGCCCAGACGGCTTTATTCAGATCGCACTCCAGCTCGCTCACTTCCGG GATAAGAAAAAGTTCTGCCTGACATATGAGGCCTCTATGACGCGACTGTTCCGTGAAGGCCGCACTGAAACCGTTCGCTCCTGCACCATGGAGACTTGTGATTTTGTTCGTGCCATGATGGATGAAAAACAGACA AGAGAGGAGAAATTGCGACTACTGAAGCTGGCAGCAGAAAAGCACCAGGAACTCTATAGAATGGCTATGACTGGCAAAGGAATCGATCGCCATATTTTCTGCCTCTATGTGGTGTCCAAGTACCTGGGGGATGACTCAGCCTTCCTCAAAGAA GTGCTGTCTGAGCCCTGGAGACTGTCCACCAGTCAGACTCCACTACAGCAGATCGAGCTCTTTGATTTGAAGAAGCACCCAGAGTATGTCACCAGTGGAGGTGGCTTTGGCCCG GTGGCAGATGATGGTTACGGTGTGTCGTATATCATTCTTGGAGAAGACCTCATCAACTTCCACATATCTAGCAAGTATTCCAGTATAGAGACT GACTCTCACCGCTTTGGCAACCACATAAAGCAGGCCATGCTCGACATCCTTGCTCTCTTCGAATTGGATAAGAAGACTGTCAAGTGA
- the cpt1ab gene encoding carnitine O-palmitoyltransferase 1, liver isoform isoform X2, with product MAEAHQAVAFQFTVTPDGIDLQLCHEALRQIYLSALHSWKKRFIRFKNGVMTGVYPGSPTGLLGVVGGYLIFTKYANIDPTLGVVAKLAPHLPVCKYITEDTQQIVGGILVGTGVWTAVIFFMRNMLKCLLSWHGWMYNRHGTMSIRTKIWLALVKLFSGPKPMLYSFQSSLPRLPVPPVEHTVKRYLESVRPLMDDEQYKRMEALAKDFQSNLGPKLQWYLKLKAFWASNYVSDWWEDYVYLRGRGPIMVNSNYYAMDFLYVFPTHLQVARAGNAIHSIMLYRRKLDRAQIKPLMVQNTIPMCSSQYERMFNTTRVPGVEEDFIKHVNESKHIVVYHRGRFFKVWMFYDGRLLLPREIEQQMERILADTSMPQPGEETLAALTAGDRVPWAKARTEFFSTGKNRKSLDAVERAAFFVTLDDTEQRYEPDNPVQSLDSYAKSLLHGKCYDRWFDKSFNLIIFKNGTMGLNAEHTWADAPIVGHLWEHVLSMDPITLGYTEDGHCRGKPHPNLPGPLRLQWDISVECQSVIRSSLKVANALADDVDMHIFPFNNFGKGLIKKCKTSPDGFIQIALQLAHFRDKKKFCLTYEASMTRLFREGRTETVRSCTMETCDFVRAMMDEKQTREEKLRLLKLAAEKHQELYRMAMTGKGIDRHIFCLYVVSKYLGDDSAFLKEVLSEPWRLSTSQTPLQQIELFDLKKHPEYVTSGGGFGPVADDGYGVSYIILGEDLINFHISSKYSSIETDSHRFGNHIKQAMLDILALFELDKKTVK from the exons ATGGCAGAAGCTCACCAGGCGGTGGCCTTTCAGTTCACCGTTACTCCAGATGGCATTGACCTGCAACTGTGTCATGAAGCCTTACGGCAGATCTATCTTTCTGCCTTACACTCCTGGAAAAAGAGGTTCATTAGGTTCAAG AATGGTGTTATGACTGGAGTTTATCCTGGAAGTCCTACTGGGCTCCTAGGTGTGGTTGGGGGTTATTTGATTTTCACAAAGTATGCTAATATAGACCCAACTTTAGGAGTCGTCGCTAAACTGGCCCCTCATTTGCCAGTCTG TAAATACATAACAGAGGACACCCAGCAAATCGTTGGTGGAATCCTGGTTGGGACAGGAGTTTGGACCGCCGTCATCTTTTTTATGAGGAATATGCTGAAATGTCTGCTGTCCTGGCATGGCTGGATGTACAATCGCCATGGGACCATGTCCATAAGAACCAAAATTTGGCTA GCACTGGTGAAATTGTTCTCTGGACCTAAGCCAATGCTGTATAGTTTCCAGAGCTCATTGCCACGGCTACCGGTGCCCCCTGTGGAGCACACAGTGAAAAGA TACCTTGAATCAGTGCGTCCGCTAATGGATGATGAACAGTACAAACGTATGGAAGCACTGGCAAAGGACTTCCAGAGCAACTTGGGGCCCAAACTCCAGTGGTACCTGAAGCTCAAGGCCTTTTGGGCCTCAAATTAT GTCAGTGACTGGTGGGAGGATTATGTTTACCTGAGGGGACGTGGACCCATCATGGTCAACAGCAACTACTATGCAATG GACTTTCTGTACGTGTTCCCTACTCATTTGCAAGTTGCCAGAGCAGGGAATGCCATCCACTCCATCATGCTTTACAGGAGGAAACTGGACCGTGCTCAGATCAAACCT CTCATGGTTCAGAACACTATTCCTATGTGCTCATCACAGTATGAACGTATGTTCAACACAACTCGAGTGCCAGGTGTAGAAGAAG ATTTCATCAAGCACGTGAACGAGAGCAAGCACATTGTGGTTTACCACAGGGGACGCTTTTTCAAGGTGTGGATGTTTTATGATGGCCGTTTGCTGTTGCCCAGGGAGATTGAGCAACAGATGGAGAGGATTCTGGCAGATACCTCCATGCCTCAGCCTGGAGAGGAGACGCTGGCTGCACTTACTGCAGGAGACAG AGTCCCATGGGCAAAGGCACGCACTGAGTTTTTCAGCACAGGGAAGAACAGGAAGTCTCTGGACGCAGTGGAGAGAGCTGCTTTCTTTGTCACGCTGGACGACACAGAGCAGCGTTACGAGCCTGATAACCCTGTGCAGTCCCTGGACAGCTATGCTAAATCTCTGCTTCATGGAAAATGCTACGACAG ATGGTTTGACAAGTCCTTTAACCTGATCATATTTAAGAATGGCACAATGGGTCTGAATGCTGAGCATACCTGGGCTGATGCCCCCATTGTGGGCCACCTGTGGGAG CATGTGTTGTCTATGGATCCTATAACGCTCGGCTACACTGAAGATGGCCACTGCCGTGGCAAACCACATCCCAATCTCCCTGGACCACTGCGCCTCCAGTGGGATATTTCAGTTGAG TGTCAGTCTGTGATCAGAAGCTCTCTGAAAGTGGCTAATGCCTTAGCAGATGATGTAGACATGCACATCTTCCCCTTCAACAACTTTGGCAAAGGTTTAATCAAGAAGTGTAAGACCAGCCCAGACGGCTTTATTCAGATCGCACTCCAGCTCGCTCACTTCCGG GATAAGAAAAAGTTCTGCCTGACATATGAGGCCTCTATGACGCGACTGTTCCGTGAAGGCCGCACTGAAACCGTTCGCTCCTGCACCATGGAGACTTGTGATTTTGTTCGTGCCATGATGGATGAAAAACAGACA AGAGAGGAGAAATTGCGACTACTGAAGCTGGCAGCAGAAAAGCACCAGGAACTCTATAGAATGGCTATGACTGGCAAAGGAATCGATCGCCATATTTTCTGCCTCTATGTGGTGTCCAAGTACCTGGGGGATGACTCAGCCTTCCTCAAAGAA GTGCTGTCTGAGCCCTGGAGACTGTCCACCAGTCAGACTCCACTACAGCAGATCGAGCTCTTTGATTTGAAGAAGCACCCAGAGTATGTCACCAGTGGAGGTGGCTTTGGCCCG GTGGCAGATGATGGTTACGGTGTGTCGTATATCATTCTTGGAGAAGACCTCATCAACTTCCACATATCTAGCAAGTATTCCAGTATAGAGACT GACTCTCACCGCTTTGGCAACCACATAAAGCAGGCCATGCTCGACATCCTTGCTCTCTTCGAATTGGATAAGAAGACTGTCAAGTGA
- the cpt1ab gene encoding carnitine O-palmitoyltransferase 1, liver isoform isoform X3, with product MAEAHQAVAFQFTVTPDGIDLQLCHEALRQIYLSALHSWKKRFIRFKNGVMTGVYPGSPTGLLGVVGGYLIFTKYANIDPTLGVVAKLAPHLPVCKYITEDTQQIVGGILVGTGVWTAVIFFMRNMLKCLLSWHGWMYNRHGTMSIRTKIWLALVKLFSGPKPMLYSFQSSLPRLPVPPVEHTVKRYLESVRPLMDDEQYKRMEALAKDFQSNLGPKLQWYLKLKAFWASNYVSDWWEDYVYLRGRGPIMVNSNYYAMDFLYVFPTHLQVARAGNAIHSIMLYRRKLDRAQIKPVYLLENRVPLCSAQWERMFNTSRIPGLETDFIKHVNESKHIVVYHRGRFFKVWMFYDGRLLLPREIEQQMERILADTSMPQPGEETLAALTAGDRVPWAKARTEFFSTGKNRKSLDAVERAAFFVTLDDTEQRYEPDNPVQSLDSYAKSLLHGKCYDRWFDKSFNLIIFKNGTMGLNAEHTWADAPIVGHLWEHVLSMDPITLGYTEDGHCRGKPHPNLPGPLRLQWDISVECQSVIRSSLKVANALADDVDMHIFPFNNFGKGLIKKCKTSPDGFIQIALQLAHFRDKKKFCLTYEASMTRLFREGRTETVRSCTMETCDFVRAMMDEKQTVLSEPWRLSTSQTPLQQIELFDLKKHPEYVTSGGGFGPVADDGYGVSYIILGEDLINFHISSKYSSIETDSHRFGNHIKQAMLDILALFELDKKTVK from the exons ATGGCAGAAGCTCACCAGGCGGTGGCCTTTCAGTTCACCGTTACTCCAGATGGCATTGACCTGCAACTGTGTCATGAAGCCTTACGGCAGATCTATCTTTCTGCCTTACACTCCTGGAAAAAGAGGTTCATTAGGTTCAAG AATGGTGTTATGACTGGAGTTTATCCTGGAAGTCCTACTGGGCTCCTAGGTGTGGTTGGGGGTTATTTGATTTTCACAAAGTATGCTAATATAGACCCAACTTTAGGAGTCGTCGCTAAACTGGCCCCTCATTTGCCAGTCTG TAAATACATAACAGAGGACACCCAGCAAATCGTTGGTGGAATCCTGGTTGGGACAGGAGTTTGGACCGCCGTCATCTTTTTTATGAGGAATATGCTGAAATGTCTGCTGTCCTGGCATGGCTGGATGTACAATCGCCATGGGACCATGTCCATAAGAACCAAAATTTGGCTA GCACTGGTGAAATTGTTCTCTGGACCTAAGCCAATGCTGTATAGTTTCCAGAGCTCATTGCCACGGCTACCGGTGCCCCCTGTGGAGCACACAGTGAAAAGA TACCTTGAATCAGTGCGTCCGCTAATGGATGATGAACAGTACAAACGTATGGAAGCACTGGCAAAGGACTTCCAGAGCAACTTGGGGCCCAAACTCCAGTGGTACCTGAAGCTCAAGGCCTTTTGGGCCTCAAATTAT GTCAGTGACTGGTGGGAGGATTATGTTTACCTGAGGGGACGTGGACCCATCATGGTCAACAGCAACTACTATGCAATG GACTTTCTGTACGTGTTCCCTACTCATTTGCAAGTTGCCAGAGCAGGGAATGCCATCCACTCCATCATGCTTTACAGGAGGAAACTGGACCGTGCTCAGATCAAACCT GTTTACTTGCTGGAGAACAGAGTGCCGTTGTGTTCGGCACAGTGGGAGCGGATGTTTAACACGTCTCGCATCCCAGGCCTGGAGACAG ATTTCATCAAGCACGTGAACGAGAGCAAGCACATTGTGGTTTACCACAGGGGACGCTTTTTCAAGGTGTGGATGTTTTATGATGGCCGTTTGCTGTTGCCCAGGGAGATTGAGCAACAGATGGAGAGGATTCTGGCAGATACCTCCATGCCTCAGCCTGGAGAGGAGACGCTGGCTGCACTTACTGCAGGAGACAG AGTCCCATGGGCAAAGGCACGCACTGAGTTTTTCAGCACAGGGAAGAACAGGAAGTCTCTGGACGCAGTGGAGAGAGCTGCTTTCTTTGTCACGCTGGACGACACAGAGCAGCGTTACGAGCCTGATAACCCTGTGCAGTCCCTGGACAGCTATGCTAAATCTCTGCTTCATGGAAAATGCTACGACAG ATGGTTTGACAAGTCCTTTAACCTGATCATATTTAAGAATGGCACAATGGGTCTGAATGCTGAGCATACCTGGGCTGATGCCCCCATTGTGGGCCACCTGTGGGAG CATGTGTTGTCTATGGATCCTATAACGCTCGGCTACACTGAAGATGGCCACTGCCGTGGCAAACCACATCCCAATCTCCCTGGACCACTGCGCCTCCAGTGGGATATTTCAGTTGAG TGTCAGTCTGTGATCAGAAGCTCTCTGAAAGTGGCTAATGCCTTAGCAGATGATGTAGACATGCACATCTTCCCCTTCAACAACTTTGGCAAAGGTTTAATCAAGAAGTGTAAGACCAGCCCAGACGGCTTTATTCAGATCGCACTCCAGCTCGCTCACTTCCGG GATAAGAAAAAGTTCTGCCTGACATATGAGGCCTCTATGACGCGACTGTTCCGTGAAGGCCGCACTGAAACCGTTCGCTCCTGCACCATGGAGACTTGTGATTTTGTTCGTGCCATGATGGATGAAAAACAGACA GTGCTGTCTGAGCCCTGGAGACTGTCCACCAGTCAGACTCCACTACAGCAGATCGAGCTCTTTGATTTGAAGAAGCACCCAGAGTATGTCACCAGTGGAGGTGGCTTTGGCCCG GTGGCAGATGATGGTTACGGTGTGTCGTATATCATTCTTGGAGAAGACCTCATCAACTTCCACATATCTAGCAAGTATTCCAGTATAGAGACT GACTCTCACCGCTTTGGCAACCACATAAAGCAGGCCATGCTCGACATCCTTGCTCTCTTCGAATTGGATAAGAAGACTGTCAAGTGA